aagagagatggaaaggtgaatgtggaaaaaaggaaagagagagaaaggaatgcatgaatacagaaagagaaggaggaaaatgaggaagatgaaggaagagcgggatgagaaggaaaaagaagagagaaaagaggtaaagaaagaagaaaaagaagcaaaagagcgagaagaggtaaaagagaagaaagaggaaaggataagacggaaaggaagaagagttagATAGCGAGaattaaaagaacaataaaagagtAATGGGAGACTTAAAGGCAGTCATTAGCGTTTTCCTTCCGCATAAGATCACAAAGGAGAGAGCAATAAGTGAAACATTCTTTGAGACTCGCACACACTTTCACGCTGTCATTCATTTCATTAGTTGATGTCAGCCAAGTGTATTATTGCAGGTAagatttattattttgattGTCGCCCAAAATTCGTGGCTTTCCATATACGTATGTTTTCGTGGTTGTAACTTTCGTTCACACGCTATTCGAGGATTTCTCTATGGAGTGTTAATAAAGGTAAACTGGAGTGTTGTTTACAGAATTTGGGTAAAGAAAAGTGTGAATTCTTCAGTTCAAACCATAGTGCATTTACATCAAGGCAGCAGACACGGTCCTGTTCTTCCATATGCACGAGTTTCCCCTTCAGTTGGAAGACAGGCACGTTTGCAGCAACATGTTGATCATTTATTTCTCTGGGGCGTCAATGGCAGCGAGGGACGTGCAGTCTTTCGAAGTCTGGCCAGGGCTTCACCTCAGTGTGTGGACATTCCTGGGTTGCTCGCTCACTtaacaagaaaatatttttCATTAAGAGAGCTGTGCCTAGAAGTGTTCATGGTATAGAGCTAATTACTCAGTGaattataaaacaaaatagaatatatatatatatatatatatatatatatatatatatatatatatatatatatatatatatatatatatatatctctttctctctctctctctctctctctctctctctctctctctctctctctctctctctctcacacacacacacacacacacacacacacacacacagaggaccggggttcaattccccggctgggtggagatatttgggtgtgtctcccttcacgtgtatcccctgttcacctagcagtgagtaggtacgggatgtaaatcgaggagttgtgaccttattgtcccggtgtgtggtgtgtgcctggtctcaggcctatccgaagatcggaaataatgagctctgagctcgttccttagggtaacgtctggctgtctcgtcagagactgcagcagatcaaacagtgaaacacacacacacacgtacaatatATGAGTTCGTGAGCCGCTAGATCATTGGTGTGTCGAATGCAAGGCAAGTATGGACCAAGGGTGGATTGAATCCACGCGACATACGTGTTTGCTGCGACACCTGACAATGCGTTTGCTATTTGTTATTCCTTGGGGATGTCGTGTCCAAAATCCAGACACAAGTTGTAGCGGCTTTGAGGAACAGCTGACTATCGCGACGTTTGGAagactttccctttttttaatatatctttTTCATTGCATCATGGACATGGAATATACTAGAACACATCGTTTTCTTGCATTAAATTTGTGTAACGTGTAATTAAGTTTTCACAGTAATGTAGAAGACAACTCGTGCTCTGTACATGTAGGCTCGCTAATCGCAGTAATGATTGAGGCGATGCAACTGTAGATATACGTAAGTAAGAGAATAATCTTTATATTTCAGGTGTTGTGTACAAAGCAACTGCAGAAGATGAAGACCTAGGGCTCACCTGTCCACTCGGTCCGGGCCGCAACAGTCGCTGCCCATGCGCTTCTATTCGATATGAAATTTTCACTCATGAACGTGGCCAGCGCACACCACACAGTCTCTTTACCATTCATCCCTCCTCTGGACAAGTGTTCCTGCAGCCGGGCACTACACTACAGCCTAGTGTCCGCCACCAAGCACTAGTTGTCGCCTCGAGTGAGTGCTGTAATTACTTTTTTACTGCATTTATGTTGTTTCACTCCCTGATGAGCATAGACGACTAACGCGTGTTCTGCATCCCCTCAACTACCTTTTGTCTGGTAAAGAGACTTCTAACCATAATGTTTTCACCAGGTATCAACGGCAGCAGGGAGGAGGGACTCCTGCCGCTGTACGACGTGCAAACTCTAACAGTGATGGTTCGACACAAGGACTCGCTGCATGACCTTCTGCAGGACCCCTTGCTTGACCAACTCAGACACCACTTTGTTCAGGTAAAAGTCCACCATGCCTGAATATGATTGCACGAGATATTACCAGCAGGTGAAAGTTGAGACTGGAGTTCTATAGCAGTAAGGGTAAAGGGATTGGGTGTGCAATTTTGATTTAGTTATGCAATTCACATGTCATTTCATTACCTTCCCTAAAGTGCTCTGTAACATTTCTAagcatttttatttgttatttttttcgatGAGCGTATGATTCAACACTTTACGTTGCAGCTCATTTTCATGCAGGAACATAAATGGgctcctaaaacacacacacacacacacacacacacacacacacacacacacacacacacacacacacacacacacacacacacttctgtcaCTTGATTTGGATCAGTATGACTGCAGTATCGCCAGTGTTTTAGCTCGGTGTCATAGCAGTGATTGCCTCAAGAAGAGAGTCTGAAGTAACAATCATTTTTCACCGTTCAGGATGCTTTCTTTGGTACCAACttcataaaagagaaaagtgactCCACCCATGAAccccatgaccaccaccatcagaggGAAAGCAACCACCTCCAGAACAGTCTTGCCAGCCACACTAGCCACGCTACGACCTTGAGTTACCGACGAGGCGGTGACCTGACCTCTTGGGAGAAACAGGTGACAAAGAACAACCAGGTAAGTTGACCTGAATGGATGACTTTAGACTCATACAATGGGACTGAGTGGGTAAGAATTGAATGAAGTGTGAGTCACATGAGTTAGTGAAATGAGAATCATAGAATTTAATGAACTGAGTCACAAAAGTCGATTAGATTAGAGCCTTATAATTGGATACGTTGAGTCATGTAATTGGATGAACTGATAATTACATTACTGGATGAGCAAAGGATATTAAGGAATTGACAGTGACTGAATTGAAATGACATACTTTAATATAATGAAGTGAGAGCTCTAACAATGTATTAACTGGTGAACTGAAAACTGAGAATGGAATAACATATTTAACTGAATGACGACATAACTGCATGAACTGAGAGTCACTGATATGAAGTCACAAAACCAGATAAAAGCGATAGTTATGAAACTGGATGAATTGGAACGACGGAACCGAATGAAATAGGTCACAGCACCGGATGATTAGAGATATACACGAAAGTTCTTGTTTGCGTGTCCAGGCGGcaggcaggcaaaacacatttcCTTGCACTAATTGCGAACTTTCTCAACTGGGATGGAAAAATCCTGTCACACAAACAGATACCAGCGCTCATAATCTCGTCGTCAGTTAGCTACGTGGCGCTTCATGCCTCGCAATATGATTAATTAGCAATATTACGATTCTACTCACGATACATAATTTCAGCGATGGACTCTTTAATCTTGGAGAGTACGTATCTATACACCATGTCTTTCCAGGTGGAGATGGTGTGGGAATGGCTTGCGTTGAGATGAAAGGTAATGCAGTTCCAAACAATTTTGAATACGATGAATGCTGTGACATTAATAGCGATAGTGAAGAAGCTGATAGGAAGGACAGTTTTTTGGCTGTGAAATTAGTAGCGACTGTGAAGATGAACGACATTTTTGGTAAGCTAATGCtttaagaataatagtaatattaaggaagattaaccccttcaatactgagacacatttttaccttgatatttgtgaacgattagaccattttattgatatcaggaaaggtctatggaggccatacgattaatggccacagtcttcattcactattctaatgctccacataagtttctgaggttgtacaaaatcaccaagcagtaagcagaatgaatataggaacgtgtcatggtactcaagaggttaaaggAAGGACATCATTTAGTTGAACGAAGATGgtgggaaaatgaaaatgataataaagatactCGTGATATAGAGAAGAGCAGCTTTAGATAGAATGAAGACGGTGACATGACGAAAGCGAGagtagagaagtaaaaaaaaaaaaaaaaagaaagataattttAAGCATAATATAGTCATTGCGTGAAGATTGTGATATTAAACATAAGATAAAGGAGGACGCTCTTGAATAAGTTAATAACTATTCACGGTATCAACTGTGGAAAGGAACATTATTGAGTTGGTTTACCTCAAATGCATTTCCCGTCATTAATTATTTCACCGCCGCGTGGGAGATGACGCGACTCAGTGGAACCTGATATTCAACACAGGGAGCCGCGATACTGTTCTGATTTCCTTGACACGCAGAGAACGTAATACTGGTGTGGTGAGAGCAGTTGTGGTCTGATGAGTCCGTTAATAATATTTCCTGTGTGAGGCGGAATCCTTGAGACCTACTTCTCCTCGTCCCTGATGTCAATGAagggataatgatgatagtggtacTGGTTGTTCTGGTGTGATGGTGTTAATTAACTTCGTGGAGGTGGTAGTGCTTatatggtggtgtttgtggtcgtTGTGGTACGTGTTATGAAGGTGCTGCTTctcgtggtggtgataatgatggtggcggCGATTCATGATcgtgtggtgataatgatggtggttatCATAGTTGGGGAAAAAATTATTGTGATTGCAGGATtgttggttgttattgttgtattggtgttgatgagtgtggtggtggtgatggcaatgtTAACTCATACGGAGAGAAACATGAGCTTGGTGCAACAGCTTCGCTCTTTCCTTGTTTAAACGTGGGTGAGCAATGCAAGGACAAGAAACGTGACGAGCGCCTGAGTACCGCTTGTTGTCTGTGAGTACGAGTACTGCTGCAAGTGGTGCTTGTTCTTAATTAATTTAATCTTAGTTATCAGTCACGTACATCATGAATAGGAACGACCTGTAActgtattcttatttattttacccttatatatatatatatatatatatatatatatatatatatatatatatatatatatatatatatatatatatatatttatttatttatttatttatttatttatttatttatttatttatttatttatttattttattttatttatttatttttttattctctcctaaGACGAAGCGAAAAGTAGATGACAATAATAAGGTTTGTGTTCCCAAAAACTTCCGCCCAAGGATTTGTGAAGGAAAGATAGTTAAAGGTATTAGGATGGAAGctttaaaaatggaaaaataacggATGTACGTCGGTGAGCATGTTGTATAAAGAAAAGAGTGTTTGCCTAGAAAAGAAAGCATACAAATAGAGCCTGGTTGGTTCCTATGCATTTCAAATCAGATTTTTTGTTGATACGTTACTGTCTGCTAAAAATAATACCTTACCTTACTGAAGTGCCGTGCCCCTGCAGACGTTGGCGACCATGGATTGCCATGCACATTCCTCTATCTCTTGTCATTTGTAATATGCATGCAGCTCTTTTTCcacctcctattgttctttcTATTTCAACCATGTACTTTTCCCCTTGACTGCCTCCTGCTCTGCTACCTGGGATTCTTCCTGTTAAGCTGAGgtcctctatcttttctcttctcatcacaTGTACTATAACTCTCATCTAATTTACTCGAAACTTCACCATCAGTTCTCTTTCACTACACATTCTTCTCAGCACTTCTTCATTTGATATCCTTCCTGTCCAAGATATTCTTAAGGGGCGTCGCCAATACCACATTTCAAatgcttcctttctcttgtccATATGTACTGTATATTCAACGTCCATGTATCTGATCCATACAGCAACACTTGTATTTATTGATATATGTCTGTTGGTAATTAAGCTTCTTATTTTCTGAAATGCCTTTTTTTGCTTCACATTCTTCTTTTGATATCCTCCATACATCTTCCATTTTATGTTAGGCAGCCTCCCAGATACCAAAATCTCCTCACTTGTTTTATAATATTGTTGTTTACTCTTACATTGCACCTTGGAACCCGCCTTCTTACTAATCACCGTCACTTCCATCTTATCTACGTTGATAGTTAGATCTTTTGCTTCAATCGCCTCCTTTTGGTTGTTATAATATCCTGCAATTTCTCTTTTGTGAATCCGCAATCAAAACTGTATCATCAGCGTATAATGTAATATGAACACTACACGCATGAAAATTGTATTTATATCTAACAGTATATACCAATCTCTTAATTTAGTTATAtgtatgtttatctatttgtctatctatttatctatctatttgtctgtctatctgcctatctatctatctatttatttatctacctatgtatttatctatgtacccatctctctctctctctctctctctctctctctctctctctctctctctctctctctctctctctctctttttattttttttttatttaaacttaatgcacataacatacatattttacacgtatgtttacagttggagctgagttcgagctaagagcgtgcactggcatgtgacgctcattctaaaagctgctcccggggacggcattgtgagcgagggtgttataaaactgtcactgtcagttgcgcacctccctcgccactgatcagcactgtcatgtcaggcacacgcacatcccacgtcactgtgtttcactgtcactgtcaggcatactattttcctccactgtcactgtcaggtggaattgcaggctggtggacactgccattttatcacctgtcactgtcactatcaggcggatgtgtccgtaaccaggcgtgggcagcacacttcacttgctgggtggacatgctggagacgtccattact
Above is a window of Portunus trituberculatus isolate SZX2019 chromosome 43, ASM1759143v1, whole genome shotgun sequence DNA encoding:
- the LOC123518377 gene encoding uncharacterized protein LOC123518377; this translates as MEKATMTLTIGKLINAVTFCLAIGSGKVHSRALPTGCSEAGCSGVECYQGFCGTQCECECLPCFTGPSCTSYEDMYGPRFAIREDTVILEPHHTGVVYKATAEDEDLGLTCPLGPGRNSRCPCASIRYEIFTHERGQRTPHSLFTIHPSSGQVFLQPGTTLQPSVRHQALVVASSINGSREEGLLPLYDVQTLTVMVRHKDSLHDLLQDPLLDQLRHHFVQDAFFGTNFIKEKSDSTHEPHDHHHQRESNHLQNSLASHTSHATTLSYRRGGDLTSWEKQVTKNNQGPGLGRRRRATRHTRRSHQAQPAMPAPSPL